AACAGGGACGTTTCTTTTCGGAGGATGAATTCAGCAACCGTAGAAAAGTCTGTGTACTCGGTAGAGAAGTCGCAGTTGAACTGTTCGGAAACCAAAATCCGATCGGCACAGAAATCAGACTCTCACTGCAAGGTGGAAGACCCGACCGATTTCGCATCACCGGCGTTATGGCTGAACGCGGCACAAGCCTTCAATACGGATTCAGCTGGGACGATGTCGTGTTCATACCTCTAACCACCGCACAAGACAGATTCAAAGGCAAACGCCACGTCAATTATATCAACATCAGAGCAGTAGACAACGATTCCATCGAAAAAGCCGCTGAAGAAGTGACAGCCGTTCTAAGAAAACGACATCGCAATCAAGACGACTTCTTTGATATTAGTTTTGCGACTGCAGCTGTAAAAGAACTGGATAAAATCAGCCGCATCATCAAAATCATGCTTAGCAGCATTGCCGGGTTTTCACTGTTTGTAGGCAGTGTCGGAATTATGAACATGATGTTGGTTTCAGTGAACCAACGCACCCGTGAGATTGGTATCCGTCGAGCTATTGGCGCGAAACGGCGGGATATTTTCTCGCAGTTTTTGATTGAGGGGGTTGTGATGTGTGGTATCGGAGGCTTATTGGGTATTGGACTTGGCATAGGGATTGGATATGCCTGTTCAAACATCGCCGTCAAAATCGTTAAGGTTGTTCCGCAATGGCCCGTC
This region of Candidatus Poribacteria bacterium genomic DNA includes:
- a CDS encoding ABC transporter permease — protein: MKLYEGISTGLVAIFQEKMRSALTMLGIIIGIAAVLAMLAIGDGAKRIVMQEFEKFGGHFFVRRNPWIWRGDRVFPNRSGEHLKYEDVLTIEAECPSVASVIPSISNEVLAQAEGGATKWTEYNGVNSYFPIGMQWQIQQGRFFSEDEFSNRRKVCVLGREVAVELFGNQNPIGTEIRLSLQGGRPDRFRITGVMAERGTSLQYGFSWDDVVFIPLTTAQDRFKGKRHVNYINIRAVDNDSIEKAAEEVTAVLRKRHRNQDDFFDISFATAAVKELDKISRIIKIMLSSIAGFSLFVGSVGIMNMMLVSVNQRTREIGIRRAIGAKRRDIFSQFLIEGVVMCGIGGLLGIGLGIGIGYACSNIAVKIVKVVPQWPVVISPQWMAVSVSISACIGIAFGLYPAVRASQISPIEALRTE